One window from the genome of Pyrus communis chromosome 16, drPyrComm1.1, whole genome shotgun sequence encodes:
- the LOC137721089 gene encoding probable mannitol dehydrogenase: MPQEILVAEEQAVKAYGWAAKDSSGILSPFHFIRRTTGSNDISMKILYCGICHSDLHLAKDEMGLTIYPIVPGHEIVGEVTKVGSNVTRFQVGDIAGVGCMVGSCRSCDNCTQDLENYCPKIVWTYNKHQEDGSRTFGGYSDKLVVDQHFAVRIPDNLPLQGTAPMLCAGITVYSPMRYFGLMEAGKHLGVVGLGGLGHMAVKFAKAVGAKVTVISTSPNKKKEAMEQLGVDEFLISHDQEQLQAAMGTMDGIIDTVSAPHPLLSLTEMLKTNGKLILVGAPAQPPELPVFPLMLGRKLIAGSAIGGMKETQEMIDFAAKHNITADVEVIPMDYVNTALERVAKADIKYRFVIDVANTLNSPY; this comes from the exons ATGCCTCAAGAAATATTAGTTGCAGAAGAGCAAGCAGTGAAAGCCTATGGATGGGCCGCTAAAGATTCCTCGGGAATTCTCTCTCCATTCCACTTCATTAGGAG AACTACTGGTAGTAATGATATCAGCATGAAGATACTCTATTGTGGCATTTGCCACTCGGACCTTCACTTAGCTAAGGATGAAATGGGACTGACTATCTATCCCATTGTCCCAGG GCATGAAATTGTAGGGGAAGTGACAAAGGTTGGTAGTAATGTCACAAGATTCCAAGTAGGAGACATAGCTGGAGTTGGGTGCATGGTGGGTTCATGTCGCTCATGCGATAACTGCACACAGGACTTGGAAAATTACTGCCCTAAAATTGTATGGACCTACAACAAACACCAAGAAGACGGATCGAGAACCTTTGGTGGATACTCTGACAAACTAGTAGTCGATCAACACTTTGCCGTCCGAATCCCAGATAACTTGCCGTTGCAAGGTACTGCTCCCATGCTCTGTGCCGGGATCACAGTGTACAGCCCGATGAGATACTTTGGACTCATGGAGGCTGGTAAGCACTTGGGGGTTGTAGGGCTTGGTGGCCTTGGTCATATGGCCGTGAAGTTTGCAAAAGCTGTAGGAGCAAAGGTGACTGTAATAAGTACTTCTCCGAATAAGAAGAAGGAAGCAATGGAGCAACTTGGTGTTGATGAATTTCTGATTAGTCACGACCAGGAGCAATTGCAG GCTGCCATGGGTACAATGGACGGTATCATCGATACAGTTTCGGCCCCTCACCCTCTCTTGTCCTTGACTGAGATGTTGAAGACCAATGGAAAACTAATTCTGGTGGGTGCTCCAGCACAACCTCCGGAACTTCCAGTTTTCCCCTTAATGTTGG GGAGGAAGCTTATTGCTGGTAGTGCAATTGGGGGAATGAAAGAAACACAAGAGATGATAGATTTTGCCGCAAAGCATAATATCACAGCGGACGTCGAAGTTATTCCGATGGATTACGTCAACACCGCCCTTGAAAGAGTTGCCAAGGCTGATATTAAATACCGCTTTGTCATTGATGTGGCAAACACTTTGAATTCTCCATATTGA